The Oreochromis niloticus isolate F11D_XX unplaced genomic scaffold, O_niloticus_UMD_NMBU tig00000790_pilon, whole genome shotgun sequence genome contains the following window.
GTTCTGTGTTTTGTATAGTGTGAATGTAAGGGAGGGGGGGGGATGTCACATCCTCTGAGTGTGTGGGCGTGGTGctgtcctcttcctctcctcctccttctttcttGCCCCTCCCcttgtctctctctccccctgcCTTCTCCTTTAGGACACACCTACTGCTCATCTGCCCTCGTTTACCACCAATTACCCTCCAGAGGTGATATAAGCTGGAGGAGAGCAGTGCGGGTGTGGCAGAGGCTTCTAGTGGATTTCCTCTGTGCTGATCAGTGTGTGATTCTGGTCTAGGCGTGGAAAAGGCCTGCTGTGAGTGTGACCAGCCCCACCGTGCATGGCTCTTTGTGAGTAACTCTCAACTGAgcagttgtttttcttaagtGACGGCGGCCTTTATTTCTTCGTTTGGCCTGTCTGGTTTATTGCTTATAGCTAGTGACAGGCAGATGAAGCttcatgaagcactgaagcttttcatcCAATTAGTTCACCCCAGTGCAAAGCGTCTTGAAGCTTCATTTGCTCTAGTAGGACATCTACTGGACGTAAAAATATTAGTTGGCATGAATTTAAAGAGTGTGGCATTTTgcacacagcctgtaaatgtcaacaacaaaaggagtgtgtaaaacatgtatattgtagtgatggcagtatactgtgtatatttatactggcagtatggaaaatgattattttgaaATGCTTAAAATGGAAACGATCATTTACTGTGAGGTGAGGTGTGGTTGGGGTATGGACAGtggttgtgcttttgtaacgttgaGATATGGACAGCAACACACTGAGGCTTTGAGCCTAAGTCCtgcctgttcacattttattctgtaaaaactaaattttcactgcttttatgacctttttagtggGGAGAACATGGCTaggatttaatgatttaacaaatcttttaaatccTTTGTCCTCCACAGTGCTAAATGGCTGGGAGTCCTCAATCACCATGCTAACCAGGTCTTCATGTATTTGAGATTGTTCTCCTGAGGAAAGAcactaaaaacaaagcacaaatataaatatcacacacGTAACTTATTACAGTTGTATAATATTGTTATATCATTTAGTAACATTACTGCATGCTATATTATCATGGCATTTGATGGCTCACCTGGTCTTGCTCCACAATCGGTGTTCCCCTTATTCTCATGCAAAGCTCTGTAGTGCCTAAGCATGGATGAGGTGTTGTTGTTATATCCCAGCTCCCCGGCACAtagcaaacacttcaccttGTACAAAAGTAAAGACAGCTTAACATAAATTGTATTGCACCATCAGTATTATGAAAATACATCTTCTGTAGAAATGTACATACCTTGTTGGGAGGAATAAGATCAAAATGTTCCCACACAGGGGAGGATATCCTCCTCTTCTTAGCTGGCTCCATTCTCTCCtgactttctctcctcactctcCTAAACCTCTAAACTCTCACTAACCGCAACTCTGCATCAAACacccacattttgaatgaagtcTGATGGGTTTATATCGCTGTCATAGCTCGCGGCAAAGTTCGAACCACTTCTTGAACCAGTCACGTGGTACAGCCGGGCAGCGAGGCTTCAgacgtcatcattttcagctcctcccATAAATGAAGCAAGCCTCGTTACGCGCATCATGGAAACGCCCCCTCCATTACTCGACACAAGCTTTGAAGCCTCGATACAGAACGTCACATCACTACTTATAGCAGcgttgctgtcttttttttattgaatcCTTATAATTGTTTTCAGAGTTGAAGCGGCCACCATTTCTTTGGGTTGGCCTTTGATTTATTGTCGGAGCAGCGTTGCTGCCTCTTTGTGTTGATACTGTTTGTATGGTTATTGGTTCATTGGTTATAATACAGACTTATTTTGTGTTAAACACCTCTGCCTGGTGTCCTTTTCATTTCAACCCGGATCCAACTCTTACTGTCCCCCACCCTCTTCGCCTAGCTTTCACGTGGGGACGTAACACACATATTCACTTATTCCATAAATATTTTGATGTCTGTCACTATTGTCAGCTGTGTTTAATGCATGTTTTATTGCAAAAGACGGGAAGAAACAGGTATGTTGTTATACAATATCACAGACTCATTTTAAATACAGTGAGTTTGAATGACAGTTGAAAAACTTTGGGTTACATGTGTCATGAAGGAAAATATCTAACTTGGGTGACCCCACTTCGTGGTACACTGACTTTGTAAAAATTATTCCTcatatgttttttgtgtttacttttagACCTACCTGTGCTAGTCTCGACTCAGATTCCTGCTTTTGTGGCTGCTTCAAAAGAAAATGCCCTCTCACTCATATACTTTGACCTCTGGGCCACAATTGACAGTGCCcccttttcagttatttttctaaaaataacataaaaataaaaatagtaatGATTCAAATGCCTAAAATCTTTTGTGTGGTGGGAAATGCTACCAACCGGAGGTCATCCATCACCTCACACACAGTGACAagttaaaaagataaaataaacaagTCTTTGGTGTAAAATGAAGTGAAATAAcatcacacacagagacactctCAGTATTACGTAGGaatgatttattttgaaaaagtcTTGCTTCATAATTGATACAAAGGAGATTTCAAAAATAACTATAAAAAAGCTGGAAATCATTTcataaaagtgtttaaaaatatGACACAGATTGCTATTTTACCATTTCATTTATCACTTAAGCAAataaaaattcaataaaatctTAACCATTACTTAGGTGTGAGAAAGCTCAACCAAATTAtttagcatttgtattttataacaaaactttacattaaatatatttttatatcaaAGCTAAAAACtttttgcaaaacaaaaaaaccccttttATAACAAATTCATATAGTATTGTTTTGGTTCCTATGTCTGATAAatgattaaaatgtaaaaatatatactTGGGTCTCAGTAGTAGAACTTGTTTAAAACATAGGAAAATATCTAAACATACATTAGTTAAATTTTGCTTTGGCAAGTCACAACTGTTTAAAACATCAAAATCTGAACATTTGCATTTCATTACAATAAGTATGTGGATCTCAAGCAGGTGAGCCATgtagtaataaaaaataaaacaagaatacTTGAGGAAATAAAAGAATATTTGATCTTtacattttcataacaaaacGGTACACAGAATATTTCTTCAGTAAGTCTTCAGTAAGTATTTGGAAATGTAtgtaataataaacaaaacactgatATTTCAGTCTTCGTTAAAAGTTGGTTAGTCTTTAGTACTgagacaattttaaaaaaaaaatcatttaatttTGATTGTGATGCTAAATAATATTTGACCTTTAGATTGTAGATATCATCCTTTTAACATGTCAAAACACAGTCACACTAATTGATAGTCCATCTGTCTTGAATCCTTAATTCACATATGCTTCTATTTTATTAAGGAGCTCAGATGCCTTGTTCAGTGCCAGCATTTCATTCTCTGATCTGAATTGTCCGTTCGGTATGTGGGGATATGGATGGCAGTTGGGATATTGAGTCCTTTTGGGATCCACCCCGAGTGTCTGCAGGTTTTTCACAATCTCAGGCAGATCTCTCAGTTGGGGGCTGTAGCAGGAAACTTGTGCAGCAGTGGCTGAAATTGAGCTGCTGTTGGGGTGTTGTCCATTTCTTTTATAGCATGCTGCTATGAGAGACTTTTCCACTGCTTGATGGACCTTAAACAGACACCACTCTGTGCTCCCTCCACCAGTGTCTTTGTGAGCTGCATTGAGATCGCAGCGAGCCTGTCTACACCAGCGCCTGGCCTCTTCTCTGTCTGGCCTTGGGACATTTTCATTGTGGGTCCAGAAGTTGTAGGAATGGAAACCTCTATAACCTCTAGAGAACCTCTCTCGACTATTTCTGTGATACCTGGCCTCCTGATTCCACTGTTGATAgaaatttgtatttctgcttgAAAAGGTCGAGTCTCCAGCTTTGGGTTTGCTGAGCTCATCAATTTGATTCTGTAAATATTTGAATGCCTCATTGGCGAGAGACTGGCAATTTTTGTCAGGGTGCCACCTGAGGTACAGTCTCTTGATGGCTTTGTGCCTCTCCTCCTCAGGAAGCCTCCAGATCTCTGCCAGACATTTATCAATTTCCCTTTTAGCTTCCTCAACAGAGGCTGGTAAGGAATTTGTTGATGGTTTAGAAGAATGTGGCCCAGCTCCTGTCAGTGGTTCCAGCTCCATGCAAGTGTTTTCTTCTGGTTTTagcatcttcttctgtggttCTGACTCCATGCATTTCCTCCTTTCTGTTTTTACCTTCTTTTCTCgtttaaactgaaacagatcAACACAGCTGACTTCAATGGGCTCATCTTCTCCTACTTCTATTTTGTATCTCCATGAATATCGTCCATTGTGACCAGGCAGTTCTTCAACAATAACTGCATAAATGTACTTGTCATCAATGCTGTAGCCAACATATTCCCCCTCTTCAAAGTTGTTGAGGACATTCATGTCCAAACAATCATGCCATTCTCCTGGAACTTCTGTCCCAGGGGCTGCTGGACTAAAAGAGGAACTTTCAGTTTCAGCACTGTCACGGATCTGATTTTTAGCCAGAGTTTTCCGAACATCTTGCAGATCGTCACACATGAGGAGTTGTCCCAGCACTGGAAGATGAACCAATGCAATTCTGTTTCCTAAAAGAGCATTAATCTCCTTTGTCAGTGTCATGATGACTTCATTTATTACCTTGAGAGCCATGCCATCATTGTGCTTTAAGTAAAAGGTGCACCCTTGTTGTCCTCGTTCCACAAAAACATCTGTTTCTTCATCAGTTTTGGGAAGTGGCTGTTTATCAAGCCAGAGAGCTGTTTCCAAAGTTTTGCAGCAGATAATCTGTATACTGCCAAAAATCTGCTCACATTTGTTAGAAGCATCTTCTTGTGTTATTTTGCCTTGAGAATTCTCTCTAATAAGACAAATTAATCCATATTTAAAGGCTCCTGAGGAGAGATGTTTATCAAACCATCCACTAAATTCACAGCCAGTCCCAAGTTCACAAAGCTGCATCTTTGATTTCACAACTCTTTCCTCTGTGAACTCAGACAGCATCTTTGGCTGAAATTTCTGAGGCAGCAGTTGCAACAGCTGATGATGCTTGTATTTGTCGTTGCCCAAATGACATTCACTGAGTTTCTCAAGCAGCAGGAACTTGTTCTCCAGTGCTTCTTCCAACCTTTTGGTCTCAAACACTGTGTCGTTGTAGTAGAGTGTGGATGATGGGTATAATTTACCATCTACTGCAGGAAGATACAGAGTCTCCACATTTTCAAGAAGTGTCTCATTTCCCTGAGCACTGATTGACTTAAACAACTGCTCAACAGCTTGTTTCACAGTTCTCAGCTGGTTCGAATGTAGTTTTTGTTTATCACAGGAATCAGTGTAAACTGCTGCCAAAACATTACAATACTGCTCTGCAGTAGCTTTGTTCTTCACACCAATTTTCTGAAAGAACGGTGCATACATTGCATCTTCTGGAGTAATCTTGTACAGATATGGTCTGAAGTCCAGATCATAGGAGAGCGACAGACACACGTCATCAGGCCTCATaagttttgtgtctttttcaacCAGCACAACAGGAAGACCAGCCAGCTGGTTTCCTTCAAATCTTTTTGCTTGCAGGTAAGCGTACGAACTTCTGAACACTTCAGCTCGTGTTTTGATCAGCTGGTCAGTTTCACATGATGACTGACAGATGTTTCTTATGTTACTGGTTACACAGTTTGGAGGTGGTTCCTCATGAGCTCCTGCGTTTTTTATCATCTGCATAAGTTTCTGTGTTGTATAAACTGGTAGGTCTATAATTGGCATGGAGGTCCAAATCAAATCTTGATGCTCAGGTTTTTTGTCAATCAACGAGCCTCTAATTTTAACAGTAGTTCCTTCAGCAGCAAATGGTTGGTGGTAGTTGGACAGTTCTTTTCGAATCAATACTGGAAAAATGAATTTGATGTCAGCAATGCTTTCCAGCAACCTTTCCTTGTTGTCTTTGGCATCACATGCTTTATTCAAGGCTTCACTGAAAAGTAATGATGATTTCAGTTTCAGGTCTTCAAttcttccttttccttttgcttCTGATTCCAGCTGGTACGCAAAATTTATTATCTCATCGTTTGACACAACATGCTTCATTCCAAATTCTCTGACCAGCTCTTTTGCTTCTTGTTCTACTAAAAGATCTCCTTCACACAGCTCAGTCCAAAATATCTCAGGAACAAATTTATCTTGAGGCAGCATtgttttgtacagctccacacTCTCATCAAAGTAATATGATGCAGGCTCCAGTCTACCTTGAGAACTACGAATCAGTTTCACCGTCTTCAGTGAGGAGATTATAGTTTTCTTGTCCTCTGAAGAGTAATGTAGTGACAGCAACAGTTTGAGGCTGTGAagaatctgtgtctctgtgagttGGTGTACAGCAGGCAGAATGAACTTCATGAAATACTGCAAATCATCCAGGATCTGAATGTTGAGTGTTTCTGACAGCTTGTAGTTCTCGGGGTTGTACTTGAGAAAAATGCTGTTGCTGTTGGGCAGGTTGAACAAATCTGGAAATCTCACTGAATAAGAGTTGTTGAGAACATAAACCTTTTTAGGTCCATCAATCCTCACTCGTTCACCATGTGTTGTTTCAAATATTGGTAAGGATTTGAGTTTCCTCACATACTCTTGATTGTCTTTGGACTTGGATAATCCCGATTGCAGGAACATCTGAAACTCCTTCATATCATCATTTGAAAGGTGGGAAAACTCTGGGTGATTAATGTTGTACACTTGATCCAACACTGAGCTTTGATCATCTACATTAAGAAGTTCATGATGTAGACATGAATATACCTGTTGGCCCAtctcagagaagaaaacatgaTCAGACGTCATAAAACCAAGTTTAAAGAGGATGCCTGATATGTCTTTATGTGAGGCAAACACAACACTTGaaatgtgtttcattgtttgcAGCAAGTGCTTGTTCTTCAACCTTGGACACACAACAGGTAAAATGTAGCAGTCACTGAAGAGTTTCCTCACTTCACTGAGTATCAGATTTGACTCGTCATCTCTAGATGTTGGTGCTTTAATTTCACTCATTATGAACCTCCAAAGTGATTTCAGCCACTTCAACATTTTCTCATTTGGGACATGAAGACCACTGTGTGGATCAACATAGCAGTTCTCaagaagaagctgaattaaTGGTTTCAGATATTTTTCCGAGCAGGGCAATGTCATTTTTTGGATGATTCTTGAACTTTGAAGAAGTTCAATGTGGTCTTTGTTTGTCTGATAGTCTGCAAATTTGTCCTCGTAGTGAAAGAAGAGATTTTCATATACTGATATCCACTTGGGTGACTGGGAGTTGAAAACTGTCAATATTTTCCCTTTTGTGAGAAGAAGTGGAAGTCCATTGAGTAAATTTGAATTGTCCTGGGTGACCTTTTGTGAGGAGAAatcttttaaacaaaaacttaagAGCTCTGAACATCTTTTCTCATCTTTGATCAAAGTGGCACTTATGGGTAAAGGCAAATCCTCATCTGTTTGGGTTGGATCATTGAGAGGTTTTGCTCGTAGAAAAGTCCGCACAGTGGAGGGACTGACCTCTTTCACTTCAACCCCAGCATCTGTGAAACTTTTCCAAATCTTCTGCATGTTTGTGGAATAAGGAACCAGCTTCATTCCAAGATCTTCCAAGATGGGCATCAACTTGTAGTTTGTAAAGTTTGCAAGGTAAGGGGCCTCAAGTGAGTCTGTTTCACTGACATTACACCAGTCAAATGAGTATTCTTCAATTTTTCTATCTGCAATTTTCCGTGTTGAGCTCTTCATCACAGGGATTACATCAAGGCCTTTTCCTTTCAGTGATCTGTATACTTCATGTATCATTTCATGCCAGTCTGGGCAAACATCCTTGGACACAGTTGGCCAAAAACACAAGTATTCTGTTCTGAAACATGAGTCAGTACTTGCAACTGAAACTTTCTTAGCTGCAATGCTGCACCTAATATAATGCAGGAGATCTGCATACAGTGGTGCAATGACGTTCTGTTTCAAAATCTCATTCCAGTTGGATTTCTTACTCTTCCCATCTTCTTTCCAAAGGCTTCTCCTGGCAGAATCAACCTCAAAGTTTCCATTGACATGTACTGGCAGTCCAGTTTTCCCTGGCAAAGGAAGTGAACAAAAGGCTTCTCCTTTAAAATCCATGACGCTGGATCCTTTTGTGTTCACACGTGCAGCTAATGATGCTTGGGGAAGTTTGTCTGATAGTTTTAATTCAAAGCTGTCTTTGAAGGAGCCAAACTGTTCTGCAACAATCCACTTACTTTGTCTTTTATCTGAGGTGGAAATTGTGGTTTCATAGAAAGTCTTTTGTGTTGCTAATT
Protein-coding sequences here:
- the LOC106098386 gene encoding sacsin isoform X1, with amino-acid sequence MYVDVYKSFLPDKFSLKEGTMFRLPLRMGTNANTSKISQQGLTDHDMKELCSALSEDPEGLILFLKNICKITVHEISEDSRGLKTIFEVEKNLPQKSREEKDAFVKHLQNALKSEKLATQKTFYETTISTSDKRQSKWIVAEQFGSFKDSFELKLSDKLPQASLAARVNTKGSSVMDFKGEAFCSLPLPGKTGLPVHVNGNFEVDSARRSLWKEDGKSKKSNWNEILKQNVIAPLYADLLHYIRCSIAAKKVSVASTDSCFRTEYLCFWPTVSKDVCPDWHEMIHEVYRSLKGKGLDVIPVMKSSTRKIADRKIEEYSFDWCNVSETDSLEAPYLANFTNYKLMPILEDLGMKLVPYSTNMQKIWKSFTDAGVEVKEVSPSTVRTFLRAKPLNDPTQTDEDLPLPISATLIKDEKRCSELLSFCLKDFSSQKVTQDNSNLLNGLPLLLTKGKILTVFNSQSPKWISVYENLFFHYEDKFADYQTNKDHIELLQSSRIIQKMTLPCSEKYLKPLIQLLLENCYVDPHSGLHVPNEKMLKWLKSLWRFIMSEIKAPTSRDDESNLILSEVRKLFSDCYILPVVCPRLKNKHLLQTMKHISSVVFASHKDISGILFKLGFMTSDHVFFSEMGQQVYSCLHHELLNVDDQSSVLDQVYNINHPEFSHLSNDDMKEFQMFLQSGLSKSKDNQEYVRKLKSLPIFETTHGERVRIDGPKKVYVLNNSYSVRFPDLFNLPNSNSIFLKYNPENYKLSETLNIQILDDLQYFMKFILPAVHQLTETQILHSLKLLLSLHYSSEDKKTIISSLKTVKLIRSSQGRLEPASYYFDESVELYKTMLPQDKFVPEIFWTELCEGDLLVEQEAKELVREFGMKHVVSNDEIINFAYQLESEAKGKGRIEDLKLKSSLLFSEALNKACDAKDNKERLLESIADIKFIFPVLIRKELSNYHQPFAAEGTTVKIRGSLIDKKPEHQDLIWTSMPIIDLPVYTTQKLMQMIKNAGAHEEPPPNCVTSNIRNICQSSCETDQLIKTRAEVFRSSYAYLQAKRFEGNQLAGLPVVLVEKDTKLMRPDDVCLSLSYDLDFRPYLYKITPEDAMYAPFFQKIGVKNKATAEQYCNVLAAVYTDSCDKQKLHSNQLRTVKQAVEQLFKSISAQGNETLLENVETLYLPAVDGKLYPSSTLYYNDTVFETKRLEEALENKFLLLEKLSECHLGNDKYKHHQLLQLLPQKFQPKMLSEFTEERVVKSKMQLCELGTGCEFSGWFDKHLSSGAFKYGLICLIRENSQGKITQEDASNKCEQIFGSIQIICCKTLETALWLDKQPLPKTDEETDVFVERGQQGCTFYLKHNDGMALKVINEVIMTLTKEINALLGNRIALVHLPVLGQLLMCDDLQDVRKTLAKNQIRDSAETESSSFSPAAPGTEVPGEWHDCLDMNVLNNFEEGEYVGYSIDDKYIYAVIVEELPGHNGRYSWRYKIEVGEDEPIEVSCVDLFQFKREKKVKTERRKCMESEPQKKMLKPEENTCMELEPLTGAGPHSSKPSTNSLPASVEEAKREIDKCLAEIWRLPEEERHKAIKRLYLRWHPDKNCQSLANEAFKYLQNQIDELSKPKAGDSTFSSRNTNFYQQWNQEARYHRNSRERFSRGYRGFHSYNFWTHNENVPRPDREEARRWCRQARCDLNAAHKDTGGGSTEWCLFKVHQAVEKSLIAACYKRNGQHPNSSSISATAAQVSCYSPQLRDLPEIVKNLQTLGVDPKRTQYPNCHPYPHIPNGQFRSENEMLALNKASELLNKIEAYVN
- the LOC106098386 gene encoding sacsin isoform X2, with the protein product MYVDVYKSFLPDKFSLKEGTMFRLPLRMGTNANTSKISQQGLTDHDMKELCSALSEDPEGLILFLKNICKITVHEISEDSRGLKTIFEVEKNLPQKSREEKDAFVKHLQNALKSEKLATQKTFYETTISTSDKRQSKWIVAEQFGSFKDSFELKLSDKLPQASLAARVNTKGSSVMDFKGEAFCSLPLPGKTGLPVHVNGNFEVDSARRSLWKEDGKSKKSNWNEILKQNVIAPLYADLLHYIRCSIAAKKVSVASTDSCFRTEYLCFWPTVSKDVCPDWHEMIHEVYRSLKGKGLDVIPVMKSSTRKIADRKIEEYSFDWCNVSETDSLEAPYLANFTNYKLMPILEDLGMKLVPYSTNMQKIWKSFTDAGVEVKEVSPSTVRTFLRAKPLNDPTQTDEDLPLPISATLIKDEKRCSELLSFCLKDFSSQKVTQDNSNLLNGLPLLLTKGKILTVFNSQSPKWISVYENLFFHYEDKFADYQTNKDHIELLQSSRIIQKMTLPCSEKYLKPLIQLLLENCYVDPHSGLHVPNEKMLKWLKSLWRFIMSEIKAPTSRDDESNLILSEVRKLFSDCYILPVVCPRLKNKHLLQTMKHISSVVFASHKDISGILFKLGFMTSDHVFFSEMGQQVYSCLHHELLNVDDQSSVLDQVYNINHPEFSHLSNDDMKEFQMFLQSGLSKSKDNQEYVRKLKSLPIFETTHGERVRIDGPKKVYVLNNSYSVRFPDLFNLPNSNSIFLKYNPENYKLSETLNIQILDDLQYFMKFILPAVHQLTETQILHSLKLLLSLHYSSEDKKTIISSLKTVKLIRSSQGRLEPASYYFDESVELYKTMLPQDKFVPEIFWTELCEGDLLVEQEAKELVREFGMKHVVSNDEIINFAYQLESEAKGKGRIEDLKLKSSLLFSEALNKACDAKDNKERLLESIADIKFIFPVLIRKELSNYHQPFAAEGTTVKIRGSLIDKKPEHQDLIWTSMPIIDLPVYTTQKLMQMIKNAGAHEEPPPNCVTSNIRNICQSSCETDQLIKTRAEVFRSSYAYLQAKRFEGNQLAGLPVVLVEKDTKLMRPDDVCLSLSYDLDFRPYLYKITPEDAMYAPFFQKIGVKNKATAEQYCNVLAAVYTDSCDKQKLHSNQLRTVKQAVEQLFKSISAQGNETLLENVETLYLPAVDGKLYPSSTLYYNDTVFETKRLEEALENKFLLLEKLSECHLGNDKYKHHQLLQLLPQKFQPKMLSEFTEERVVKSKMQLCELGTGCEFSGWFDKHLSSGAFKYGLICLIRENSQGKITQEDASNKCEQIFGSIQIICCKTLETALWLDKQPLPKTDEETDVFVERGQQGCTFYLKHNDGMALKVINEVIMTLTKEINALLGNRIALVHLPVLGQLLMCDDLQDVRKTLAKNQIRDSAETESSSFSPAAPGTEVPGEWHDCLDMNVLNNFEEGEYVGYSIDDKYIYAVIVEELPGHNGRYSWRYKIEVGEDEPIEVSCVDLFQFKREKKVKTEENTCMELEPLTGAGPHSSKPSTNSLPASVEEAKREIDKCLAEIWRLPEEERHKAIKRLYLRWHPDKNCQSLANEAFKYLQNQIDELSKPKAGDSTFSSRNTNFYQQWNQEARYHRNSRERFSRGYRGFHSYNFWTHNENVPRPDREEARRWCRQARCDLNAAHKDTGGGSTEWCLFKVHQAVEKSLIAACYKRNGQHPNSSSISATAAQVSCYSPQLRDLPEIVKNLQTLGVDPKRTQYPNCHPYPHIPNGQFRSENEMLALNKASELLNKIEAYVN